TCCCTGATAACTGAGGATTACTAGGGAGTCTCTATTTCCCTGACTTGCTACAGGAGTATTTGTCAGACTTGCACTTCCAACATCAATTACTTCTAGGGAAGGATTCAGACTAGCTGTCTGATCGAAGCCAATCTGCGAGATTTGAGCTCCAGATTCGCTTATCTCGTTTTGACTCTGCTGTCCTGTTCCGCTTCTTATGTACGTTGAGTCTAGAATACTGTTTTGACTGTCATAATTTGCACCCTGTGGGAGAATGACCTGAGTGAAAGATGCGTCATCGTTCGCTCCATATGTCTGGACCTGACTGTCTAAAGTTCCTGTGGCAAGAATACTTAAGGGAGTTGAAGTTTCTTGATTCGGGGCCAGAGAGACCAGTATTCCTCCCGGTGTTAAAGAGTGACCGCTGAGACCAGAGGTGTCCTGGTTTGTGGCAAGTGCGCCGCTGTTGCCGTGGCTAAGTGTGGAGGACTGGCTGGACGCTGTGCTGGATGCTCCTTGTTGTCCACTGCCACTTGAAGATGTACTGCCACTTCCACTGTAAGATTGAGATGACCCGCCTATACCTGCAGAACCACTATAAGCTTGGCTAGAGCTGCCACTTGATGCTTGTTGGCCTGATCCATGGAGGAGGGACTGAACTGCTCCTTCACTCTTTGCAAAAGAATCGCTGGCACTTTCGCTGGAGGTTGAAAGACCTGTGTTACTTGAGGCTTCACCTCCACTTTGACTCAACTGTTCAATTGTTCCAAGACCAACATCTAGTGAGCCACTATTGCCAAATGCATTACTGGAACTTTGAGTGGAGGCCTGATGGTGATTGTTGCTGGCGTCTTGGCTTCCACTTTGACTGTAGTGTTCAATTGCTCCCAGACCAACATATAATGCTCCACTGTTGCTGTATGTATTGCTGGAACTTTCACTGGAGGACTGATGACCAATTTTGCTGGCGGCTTGGCTTCCAGTTTGACTGTAGTGTTCAATTGCTCCCAGACCAACATCTAATGCTCCACTGTTTACAAATGCATTACTGGAACTTTGAGTGGAGGCCTGATGGTGATTGTTGCTGGCGGCTTGTCTTCCACTTTGACTGTAGTGTTCAATTGCTCCCAGACCAACATCTAATGCTCCACTGTTTACAAATGCATTACTGGAACTTTGAGTGGAGGCCTGATGGTGATTGTTGCTGGCGGCTTGGCTTCCACTTTGACTGTAGGCTTGAAGTGCTCCCAGACCAACATCTAATGCACCACTGTTGCTATATGCATTGCTGGAACTTTCACTGGAGGACTGATGACCAATTTTGCTGGCGGCTTGGCTTCCACTTTGGCTGAAAGACTGGCCAGCTCCAAGATCAGTAGCTACAGTGCCACTGTTACTAAACGAATGGCTGGAACTGTCGCTTGAAGATTGGAGTGCGCTATTACTGGATGCCTGGCTGCCACTTTGGCTAAATGCTTGAACTGCACCAAGACCAACATCAACTGCACCAATGTTGCTGAAGGAATGGCTGGAAGCGTCACTGGAAGACTGAAGACCACTCTTGCTGGAGGCTTGACTTCCACTCTGAGTGAAGGCCTGGACCTGTCCGACTCCATTATCGACTACTGCTGAGTTGCTCAAGGAGTGGCTTGAGCTGTCGCTTGCGGCCTGATGCTCGCTTTTACTGGCAGCCTGACTGCTAATCTCGCTTAGGGTAAGGGGGATGCCAAGAGCACCATTCTGACTGAACCTGTGGCTGGAACTCGCGCTTGAAGAACTCTTACCAATATTGCTGGACGACTGACTCTTGCTAGCGCTGAACGAATGGCTTGCCTGCTGAGGGATGCCATCTTGACCAAGTACGTAGCTCCCACTCTTGCTGAAAGAGTGGCTTCCACTGTAGCTTTCACTCTTGCTGGAGGACTGACTGCCACTCTTGCTGAAGCTGTGACTGGATGAGACCGAGGAGAGGGCAGGTAAACCGAGCAAAGTCACCGGCAACACCTGGGACTCATCGCTCTGCAAATCCTTGGTGACATCGATTGCTTTCCCTGTTAAGAAAGAGAATATTCTAGTTGAGGGAACCTTAACCATAATAAATCCAATTAAAATGCTTCCTACAATCCCTGCCATCAAAATGAATgccagaaaccttatttcatgggGATTTACAACAAATAAGGTGGTACACCAGGGATGTGGGTTATAtccaacattatttaaaatatattgatcaTACAATATAGGCTACGATATCTATAAACATTTATTTGCAGGTGATTAGCTGCAGGTAGCAGACGATTACGAAAGATAGGATCTAGGATGATTTGATTAAAGCGTAAAGGGAATAAATATATTTTCGTTGCCACAAAATGTACATTTTCTTATGgagagcgagttagccgtgcgtgtaGGGGCGCGGGGTagtgagcttgcttttgggagatagtgggttcgaaccccattgtcgacagccctgaagatggttttccgtggtttcccattttgatactgcggtgtaccttatttaaggccacggttagttccttcccactcctagcccttttgtgtCCCATCGTCGGCAGAAGACCTAtgcttgtcggtgcgacgtaaggcactTGAAGGAATAATCTAGTTAATCTTTAATCTTTACTGGAATAATGAgtaatcacatatatgggattAAAGATCTCCTAATATGGTTTAAGGGTATTTAGGCATTGCAGTTAGGATATAAAGGAGAAATTCAaaattagggtatggttccagtgtatgggaccctcaccagcaatACTTGATTTGAAAAGTAGAGCattcaaacaaaagcagctcgatttgttttgggtgatttccgacaaaagagtagcgttacgttGTGTTGGAAAGACTTGAGATTAAGGagtagagctgctcgactaagcggtatgttttcgagctgtcagtggagagatggcttggtattagtagacgaataagactgAGTGTCTTTTTAAAATGGGAaaattcataatatgaagacaaagtaggaattcaagaggtaGAATTACGACATATGTTCGTTTATAGCAAGatgagttagggattagaatactTTGCCAAGGGAGAAGTTTGAAAAATGTCCAacgttttgaaattatttaagaaaaatgctggcatacaacaggtagggaatctaccACGTGGGTAATTACAGATCAATGAtaattgattggttggttgattaatttattgattgatATGAAGTGGTCTGCAATTCCTAATTGCACAATTGTCGGTGGATGGGGCCGAACTCAAGTGTTGTGTTGGATACCGCACAGCCCTCTCTAGTTGCTGCACGATCTTATTTATGGTACTCAATTGCCATATTTTATATTAAAGGACTGCACTAATTTGCGGTTATGAGTGCCTAGAGATTTGCGATAGTCGTGTCTTTTTGGGCAAGAACATTCCACCGCAGAAAACTGGAGTAGTGAGGTGATGTCCAAAGGGATGCTTTTTTGTTACCTGTGTCTGAAGAATAGATGGTGTGAGGCTAAGGAAACAAATTCTGAACTTTCCGCAACCAGGGATAGATAAATCTTCGATATTTAACGTTTAGCTAATACGACATCACAACAATTAaactagcaaaaacaatagtaaaaaggAAAACCTGGAAAAGGAAGTTTCTTAACGAATACCAGAGATATTTACAATAAATCTTAATTTCATTGTTGGGTGTTATGTCACAGAATTCTCGCtctctaataataatttcgtgtggctatttctagccgagtgcaccccttgtaaggcggaccctccgataagggtggtgGGCATATggcatgtgtggtgtgtgagttgcagggatgttggagacagcacaaacatccagcccccgggccattggaattaacctagggaggttaaaatccccgatcctcccgggaatcgagtccgggacgctctgaatcgaaggccagtacgctgaccattcagccaacgagtcggacttgtcgCTCTCCGGGTCAGTATATTTCCCACATCACAGCGGCAACGACGAATCCTGGAATGAGAAAGGAACTGCCGAATGGGGTCACAATACACTGCAGTCATCTCAGAGTGAGCTGGGGCTGAGAAGGTCAGAGATCTCCGTCCACGATGGAGAGGAGAATGCTAACACTGGAACGCGTGTTGTACATTTTGCTGAATATTTCGCTTTATGGTTCGCAAGTGCGAATCAAGGTAGAATCGGTGACTTTATCAGTCGGTGAACATACAGAGGAGTTCAACCGCCAGTCGGCGGATGGAGAGTGGCCACATCTTGTCCGTGGTCCGAGAGCTCTGCattccaaccggccaaccaaggtGGCCACGTCTTGTCCGTGGTCCGAGAGCTCTGCATTCCTACCGGCCAACCAAGGTGGCCACAGCTCTAGGGAGACGGAGAAGGGGTAGTCCCTACCATCGGCTGTCCGTgctttttcattctcctgcacgaaggcgaatgtggaacagttcctagtacaggccacggccgccaaccttctccGATACacctctcctggcctgagagacggcgtcaccgtctaggtggTTACATTATCCTAGCTGAGACTTCAGAGTCTACCAACCTCCCGTACTGACTGTATGAGTAGCGCATCCCTTGATCTGTCGAGGAACATCTCTCCTCGTTATAGTTACGAAGTAAAGTtgctgtacttcctcttgaaacaataatcaccaccacgtgagGCTAGCTTTTACTTTCGAGAACAAAGACTGAATTTGTATTTTCCACCTACTCAGACGGTATCTTCTTTCGCAAGTTATGTACACATCAACGATCAGTGAGGTCGGAggaccgcgggttcgattcccatccgggccgaggattttaactgcgtgtggttaattcctctggcttgttAACTGCttatttttgtttgtaataatAGTCTACACTTCTCTTCATATCCCTCGCTTTGGGGAATATATCTCTCCACATTAGGT
This window of the Anabrus simplex isolate iqAnaSimp1 chromosome 8, ASM4041472v1, whole genome shotgun sequence genome carries:
- the LOC136878966 gene encoding platelet binding protein GspB, whose translation is MARLTGIWCSVLAVAALASGKAIDVTKDLQSDESQVLPVTLLGLPALSSVSSSHSFSKSGSQSSSKSESYSGSHSFSKSGSYVLGQDGIPQQASHSFSASKSQSSSNIGKSSSSASSSHRFSQNGALGIPLTLSEISSQAASKSEHQAASDSSSHSLSNSAVVDNGVGQVQAFTQSGSQASSKSGLQSSSDASSHSFSNIGAVDVGLGAVQAFSQSGSQASSNSALQSSSDSSSHSFSNSGTVATDLGAGQSFSQSGSQAASKIGHQSSSESSSNAYSNSGALDVGLGALQAYSQSGSQAASNNHHQASTQSSSNAFVNSGALDVGLGAIEHYSQSGRQAASNNHHQASTQSSSNAFVNSGALDVGLGAIEHYSQTGSQAASKIGHQSSSESSSNTYSNSGALYVGLGAIEHYSQSGSQDASNNHHQASTQSSSNAFGNSGSLDVGLGTIEQLSQSGGEASSNTGLSTSSESASDSFAKSEGAVQSLLHGSGQQASSGSSSQAYSGSAGIGGSSQSYSGSGSTSSSGSGQQGASSTASSQSSTLSHGNSGALATNQDTSGLSGHSLTPGGILVSLAPNQETSTPLSILATGTLDSQVQTYGANDDASFTQVILPQGANYDSQNSILDSTYIRSGTGQQSQNEISESGAQISQIGFDQTASLNPSLEVIDVGSASLTNTPVASQGNRDSLVILSYQGGNEEQSKGHQENAGNSASFGTNYVLIGGRHVNSENPKVTPCHVCSGGGIEHITNVGQSQDDASVHAPISTSYQTIFRPSDVHYETSVLNGNNQQDNEDRSRVILHSTYHYLHPSGISQNQDHTTFQGFINPTSHSTGNVNGYNTYQAGDQHEITIDRLNQFYGGNSPSYASFGTQNIHVPSRTSQVTEINKGSANNDNVVLIGNQSGGKYASHSSVSPTLLPAFENDKWTLEELVRSFNATPTITTVSQESVPVPAGNAESTITAFGGNYLPAVQSSVPVNLPGSTSTSSSHSSASSQNQQSSSSSHSSSSSSSGTISTVPVITPTATYLTPVETLGNLPVPYSGSSNLRDGDIRIVQFGVPQSFISSHSTSSSEASENSQKSSSSSSSFSSSEGLDNVHQGGSGSVSSSRASSSSGSLDGSTGSLSSSQSSSFSGDSERLHHLVPSLGDLQHSIVSIDQQGSNHEIMQGSANSHQASSSNGNSGHLQYIVPVFGSAGDHVPLGNVGHGVADSTSSSYSGSSGNVGDLQHSSGSISTSSSSSGASDSHSASDSSSTSGNTGSSFFGKIKTFFKRIPTYFKSSSSSHSSSQSQASASSASSHSYSSSSSSALS